The Actinopolymorpha sp. NPDC004070 genome includes the window GGGTGAACGCACCGTCGGCTCCGGTCCGGACCGTACGAGTGAAAGGTCGGGTAGCGCATGACCGGGGTGACGACCACCACCGACGCCCTGCTGCGGGCCGAGCGGCTGCGGGCCGCCTACAGCGTCGGTGGCGGCCAGGTGGTCGCGGTCGACGACGTGTCGGTCGAGGTACGCAAGGGCGAGGTGCTCGGGGTGGCCGGTGAGTCCGGCTGCGGCAAGAGCACCCTGGGCGCGATCCTGTCGCTGACCGTACGACCGCCGCTCTACGTGCTGAGCGGTTCGCTGGAGGTCGACGGGAAGCAGCTCGACCTCGGCCCGGACCGCAAGCCACCGCGTTCCTGGCGGGGCGAGGTGGTCTCGCTGCTGCCGCAGGGCGCAATGAACTCGCTCAGCCCGACCGTACGGATCCGCGACTTCGCCTACGACGTGATTCGTGCCCACCAGCCGGGCGTTCGGCGGGACCAGGCGATCGAGCGGGCGCGGCAGCGACTCGAACAGCTCGATCTGCCCGCACGCGTGCTCGACTACTACCCCCACCAGCTCAGCGGTGGCATGAAGCAGCGGGTCGTCACGGTGATCTCCACCCTGCTCAACCCGCGGCTGCTGATCGCCGACGAGCCGACGTCGGCGCTCGACGTGTCCTCCCAGCGGATCCTGATCGAGATGCTGCGGGAGATGCTGAAGCAGGACATCATCGGCGGCGTCATCTTCATCACCCACGACCTGCCGGTGCTCAACACGATCGCCGACCGGATCGCGGTGATGTACGCCGGGAAGATCGCCGAGGTCAGTCCCGCGACCGAGCTCATCAACCGCCCCCGCCACCCCTACAGCGCGTCCCTGCTGTCCTCGGTGCTGGTGCCCGAACCCCACATGCGGCAGACGAGGGTGCGCGGCATTCCCGGCGCTCCGCCGAGTCTGGCCAGCCCTCCGCCCGCGTGCCGGTTCCATCCCCGGTGCCCGCTGGTGATGGACATCTGCCGTACGGAGGAACCGCCGCGGGTCGGTGACGAGCGCCGGCACTCGATGTGCTGGTGGACCGAACAGCATCCCGGTCAGACGGTGGAGGTGGGTCGATGAGCGCACAGCCCGAGAACGGCGCCGGACCGCTGATCGAGGCGAAGTCGCTGTCCCGCGTCTTCGGCCACGGTGACAAGGTCGTTCGGGCCGTCGACGACGTGTCGTTCACGCTGGGCCGCCAGGAGGTGGTCTCCATCGTGGGGGAGAGCGGCAGCGGGAAGTCGACGCTGGCCCGGCTGGTGCTGCGGCTGCTGGACCCGACGTCGGGGACGCTGCACCTGTCCGGGCGGGACGTCACCTCGCTGAAGGGGCGTGACCTGCAGGCGTACTGGCGCGACGTGCAGGCGGTCTTCCAGGACCCGTTCAGCTCGTTCAACCAGTTCTTCACGGTACGCCGGCTGCTCAACCGGTCGCTGCGACTGGCCGCCGCCGGGTCGGCCGAGCGGGGCGAGACGCTGATGGCCCAGGCGCTCGATCACGTGGGGCTGTCCGCCGACGTGCTCGACAAGTGGCCGCACCAGCTCTCCGGCGGCCAGCGGCAGCGGGTGATGATCGCCCGGGCGCTGATGTTGCAGCCACGCATCCTGGTCGCCGACGAGGCCACCTCGATGTTGGACGCGTCGCTGCGGGCGAACATCCTGAACGTCCTCGCCGACCTGCGCAGCGACTACGACATGACGATCCTGTTCATCACCCACGACATC containing:
- a CDS encoding ABC transporter ATP-binding protein codes for the protein MSAQPENGAGPLIEAKSLSRVFGHGDKVVRAVDDVSFTLGRQEVVSIVGESGSGKSTLARLVLRLLDPTSGTLHLSGRDVTSLKGRDLQAYWRDVQAVFQDPFSSFNQFFTVRRLLNRSLRLAAAGSAERGETLMAQALDHVGLSADVLDKWPHQLSGGQRQRVMIARALMLQPRILVADEATSMLDASLRANILNVLADLRSDYDMTILFITHDIGQACYVSDRVLVMSKGQVVEQGPTDEVIFNPQHEYTQRLLADVPRLHENILD
- a CDS encoding ABC transporter ATP-binding protein produces the protein MTGVTTTTDALLRAERLRAAYSVGGGQVVAVDDVSVEVRKGEVLGVAGESGCGKSTLGAILSLTVRPPLYVLSGSLEVDGKQLDLGPDRKPPRSWRGEVVSLLPQGAMNSLSPTVRIRDFAYDVIRAHQPGVRRDQAIERARQRLEQLDLPARVLDYYPHQLSGGMKQRVVTVISTLLNPRLLIADEPTSALDVSSQRILIEMLREMLKQDIIGGVIFITHDLPVLNTIADRIAVMYAGKIAEVSPATELINRPRHPYSASLLSSVLVPEPHMRQTRVRGIPGAPPSLASPPPACRFHPRCPLVMDICRTEEPPRVGDERRHSMCWWTEQHPGQTVEVGR